The following are from one region of the Aspergillus luchuensis IFO 4308 DNA, chromosome 4, nearly complete sequence genome:
- a CDS encoding uncharacterized protein (COG:G;~EggNog:ENOG410PHGF;~InterPro:IPR005828,IPR036259;~TransMembrane:1 (o32-50i);~go_component: GO:0016021 - integral component of membrane [Evidence IEA];~go_function: GO:0022857 - transmembrane transporter activity [Evidence IEA];~go_process: GO:0055085 - transmembrane transport [Evidence IEA]), which produces MSFATATTWGFNFIVSLTWLPLRDAFSPQGAFGWYAAWNVFGWIFCYFCLPETKALSLEELDQVFSVPTRKHVNHYAGMLPWYIRKYILRGDVPPQKQLYNYE; this is translated from the coding sequence ATGTCCTTTGCGACTGCGACGACTTGGGGTTTCAACTTTATTGTCTCATTGACGTGGCTTCCATTGCGGGACGCCTTCAGTCCACAAGGCGCATTTGGCTGGTACGCAGCATGGAACGTCTTCGGATGGATCTTCTGCTACTTCTGTCTGCCTGAAACCAAAGCATTGTCGCTCGAGGAACTGGATCAGGTCTTTTCGGTTCCCACGAGAAAGCACGTCAATCACTATGCAGGGATGCTGCCGTGGTATATAAGGAAATATATCTTGCGAGGAGATGTGCCGCCTCAAAAGCAGTTGTATAATTATGAGTAG
- a CDS encoding uncharacterized protein (COG:S;~EggNog:ENOG410PRUM) — translation MPPPSVEDRPSHDTISIIYPSDFKIIVTRNYLYSKDRTYKKATFNVDYATLINSTQFFRGWLDRNRFSMKPKNVLELDGSNIVTFEIILRKLHNTLEQMSVGAVSLADIWDLPYLCQTCHVDCKELTQWFKTWCAHQKDKVEPGKELSYYHEVLIPSCVYNDAEIFAQSTRAVVYQNTGHITARIPNEYRKPLAAPLMRHLNAARDRLCEIVHQELSGRITHILQRPLSPCCERTVFELLRELQRIQAWPYDNCFTNHGIDELLNRLAHFDADRMHKYIDPATNSQFNCVMCSMDWKTIVESTATRVAGYFDGLCLDCALRTDENPPPGGQYDKKDYWDCLESHDRYDRKCRIQHGEPSWYFSFMGEQRELQATPAHGVGLPYRLSNQC, via the exons ATGCCTCCACCGTCAGTAGAAGACAGGCCAAGCCATGACACGATCTCAATCATTTATCCGTCCGACTTCAAGATTATTGTCACACGGAATTACCTATACTCAAAGGATAGGACGTACAAGAAGGCAACATTCAACGTTGACTATGCCACACTTATCAACTCGACTCAATTCTTTCGAGGCTGGTTGGATAGGAACAGGTTCTCTATGAAGCCCAAAAACGTCCTTGAACTCGATGGTTCCAACATTGTCACTTTTGAGATCATACTGCGCAAGCTTCATAACACTCTAGAACAGATGAGTGTAGGCGCTGTCTCTTTAGCTGACATCTGGGACCTGCCGTATTTATGCCAAACCTGTCATGTCGATTGCAAGGAATTAACACAATGGTTCAAGACGTGGTGCGCTCACCAAAAGGACAAGGTCGAGCCAGGAAAAGAGCTGAGCTACTATCATGAGGTCTTGATTCCGAGTTGTGTTTATAACGATGCCGAAATCTTTGCCCAATCAACGAGGGCCGTGGTATACCAGAACACTGGGCATATTACAGCGCGCATCCCTAATGAATATAGGAAGCCGCTTGCAGCGCCTCTTATGC GCCACTTGAACGCCGCCCGTGATCGCCTTTGCGAGATTGTCCACCAAGAGCTCTCTGGCCGCATTACGCATATCCTCCAGAGACCATTATCACCCTGCTGTGAGCGTACCGTTTTCGAACTCCTTCGGGAGCTTCAGAGAATACAAGCCTGGCCTTACGATAACTGCTTCACGAACCATGGAATTGACGAGCTGCTGAATCGTCTGGCCCACTTCGACGCGGATCGAATGCACAAGTACATTGATCCTGCCACGAACAGTCAATTCAACTGTGTTATGTGCAGCATGGATTGGAAAACTATTGTTGAGTCCACAGCGACTCGCGTAGCTGGCTACTTTGATGGACTGTGTCTTGACTGCGCGCTGAGGACTGACGAGAACCCTCCTCCTGGTGGGCAATACGACAAAAAGGACTACTGGGACTGTTTAGAAAGCCACGATCGGTACGATCGGAAATGTCGGATCCAACACGGAGAGCCCTCATGGTACTTTAGCTTCATGGGAGAGCAGCGAGAACTACAAGCAACCCCAGCTCATGGTGTTGGTCTCCCTTATCGTCTTTCCAACCAATGTTGA